TACTAGGGGCTGTACTTAAATTCGAATCTACATCCCGTACACCCCAACCCTAAAATACCCCCTTCGCCTAAACCCTTCGGTGGTTCCATGCGCGGCGTTATAGTCCCTCTGGTTACCCCCTTCAACGAGGACTACTCCATAGACGTTCCAGCGCTTGAGGAGCACGTTGAGTACCTCCAGAAGGCCGGCGTTCACGGCATATTTATCAACGCGACAACTGGAGAGTTTACGAGCCTGAGCACGGAGGAGAAGAAGTTTCTCGCTGAGAAAGGCCGTGAGCTGGTCACTTCGGCCTTCTACCTCGTGGGAACGGCATCCTCGAACACCTTCGAGGTCATCGAGCTTACCAGGCACGCTCAGGACATAGGTGCAGACTACGTGGTCATAGCGCCACCATACTACTGTCCTCTGGGCGAGGAGGCGCTATTCAAGCACTACTCAATGGTGGCTGAGAAAACGGACCTCCCCATCATCCTTTACAACATCCCCTCATGCGCCAACTCCCTGAGCGTCCCGCTTATCAAACGCCTCGCCCTTGAGTACTCCAACATCGCGGGCGTTAAGGAGACGATAGACAGCGTAAACCACATCAGGGATGTCATCCTCGAGGTTAAAGGCGAGAGGAAGGATTTCAAGGTCTTTACGGGCCTTGACCAGCACTTCCTCAACACGCTAATCCTCGGCGGCGACGGCGGGATAATGGCCTGCGCCAACTTCGCCCCTGAGATACACCTCGCGGTGTGGAAGGCCTTTCAGGAGAAGCGCTTTGAAGAGGCCTTCGAGGGGGCGAGAAAGCTGGCGAAGCTCTCAAAGGTTTACGACCTCGCTTCGTCCTTCGGCTCGGCTATAAAGCTGGCAATGTCCGTCAGGGGCTTCTCGATAAAGCCAGTTCTGAGACCGCCATACGTCATGGATGGAGAGGAAACGAAAGAAGAGATAGGGAAGCTGCTGGCAGAGATCCTTGGCTGACCTCACCTTATCTTATACCTCAGGAAGGCACCAATTCCGCCGAAGGCCTTGTAGAACTGCTGGCCCTCCTCAGTATCGAGGGATATGACTTCAACGTTTGAGCCCGCTTCCTCGGCCATTTTTATGAGCTCTTCCGCCACGTCCCACTTCTCGAAGCTGAGGTTCTGGCTTCCGCACTTTGGGCAGTGGGTGAGCTTCTTCTTGTAAACATGGAACTCTTGCTCGCTCATGGTCTTCTCCTCTTCCCAGCCGCAGTTGTTGCACTTCGCGTGAACCCTGACGCGGTCGTAGCCCTCACTGATGAGGAGCGTGTCTACCGCCCCAAGCTCAAGGGCCTTTCTGACTTCCCTCTCACCGTAGGTTATCATTCCCGTGTCCTTGACGAGGTGTCTGAAGAAGTTCTGAATGAGGTGGCGCTCCTTGATGGCCTCGTGGTCTTTGAGGATGTCGCTGGCCTTCTCGACGAGCTCCTTGAGGCCGTACTCGCCGCTGTAGCTTATGTCAACGACGCCGATGATTTTCTTTCTGAGTTCGTGGTGGAGGTAGTCCTTCTCAATGAACTCCTCCTTTGTGGGGCCAGGGCCGCCTATAATGATGCCCCTGAGCTCGCCCTTCTCAAGGAGCGGGAGAAAGGCGTTGTTAGCGTGCTCCGCTATGCGCTTCATGAACTCGTGGGTCTCCTGCTCCCTAATCCTCTCGTAACGCCTGGCCGACTGACCACCCGCCCTCGTCTTTCCGGGGACGTTAGAGGTGAGCTCGTCGATTACCTCTATCCTCTTCCCGCGGAGCAGACCAATGGTGGCCTCGTTCTTCTCAACGGTTATGAGGCCATAAGCATCTTTAACGCGGAGCATTTCCTCAAGGGGCTCCGTGACGAAGGTCTGGTCGCATCGGTAGAGGCGGACCTTGAGGGGCTCGGGCGGGACTATTGCCCAGAGCTTTATGTCGCTCACTCCCTCCTGCTCGCTGACGTTTCCAACGAAGAGCGCCAGACCGTTCTCCGGGGTCTGCCTGTAGAGCTTGAGGTGCTGCATTGCCCTTTCCAGGGCGCCCAGGACGTTCTTTCGGGTTGACTTGCTCTTTATGTTCTGGGCGGTGCCGTACTCTTCTCTAAGCTGCTGCATGACCTTATTTATGTCATAGCCCGCAGGAATGTAAAGGCTGACCAGCTCGGTTGCTCGACCTCGATAGCTTTTGAGCTCCTCCACTTTCTTCTTGAGTTCGTACATCTCAGCGGATTTATGAGACATTAGCATCACCCCAAAACTTCTCGCTGTTAGAGGCATAAAAAGGGGAATTTATAAAGGTTTGGAGCTTAGATGAGGGACAGCAGAATTAAAATGAAAACCCCAACACGCCTCCAACGGCTATTATAAGAAAGTTTATGGGGGTAAGCTGGATGTGGGTGATCCCAAGGAAGTTCAGTATTCCGATGAGCAGAAGCCCGGTTATCGCGTTGACGGCTAACCACTTGAGAACCGCCAGTGTCAGCTTCAGGATCATGTAGCCGACTGCTATCAAGAGGATGAGAAAAATCAAGAGTTCCAGCACTTTCATGCCTCCGATAGTTTCTCAAGGGTTTCGCTGGCTATGTCCCCCAGCTTCACCCACTTCCTGCCCTCGAAGGGTAGTATGACCTTGTCCTCCACGCCGACTAGGCCCCTGACCCTGGGTTCGAGCTCCTTCAAGCCGAGCTCGCCTATGAGGATCAGGATGAAGCCCTTCTGGTTTTTGTCGCCGCTTTCAAGGGCCCTTTCGGCCTCTTCTATGATAAGGCCGCGGTACTTTGCCGCCAGGTCAGGGAGACTCTTTGCGAGACTGTAGAGGAGGATCATTGCGTTTTCCCTGACGTAGGGGTTCCTTGACTCCACGAGGCTCAGAAGCTTTTTGATGGCATCGCCGTTCAGGTGGGGCCTGATTGCATCGGGGTTAGTGTCCATCAATGTGACCATTGTGAGAAGGGCATCACCGACAACACCGGGGTTATCGTCCTGAAGGAGCTCAAAGAGGGCCTCTCTCGTCTTTTTGTCCTTTGTTGCTTCTTCCACCACAAGCTGGAGCTGGTCGCTCTCAAACATCTTTTTGACTTTACCCTTTTTGGAGCCGAAGGATAGGAAGGGCAT
The sequence above is drawn from the Thermococcus pacificus genome and encodes:
- a CDS encoding dihydrodipicolinate synthase family protein, with the protein product MRGVIVPLVTPFNEDYSIDVPALEEHVEYLQKAGVHGIFINATTGEFTSLSTEEKKFLAEKGRELVTSAFYLVGTASSNTFEVIELTRHAQDIGADYVVIAPPYYCPLGEEALFKHYSMVAEKTDLPIILYNIPSCANSLSVPLIKRLALEYSNIAGVKETIDSVNHIRDVILEVKGERKDFKVFTGLDQHFLNTLILGGDGGIMACANFAPEIHLAVWKAFQEKRFEEAFEGARKLAKLSKVYDLASSFGSAIKLAMSVRGFSIKPVLRPPYVMDGEETKEEIGKLLAEILG
- the prf1 gene encoding peptide chain release factor aRF-1: MSHKSAEMYELKKKVEELKSYRGRATELVSLYIPAGYDINKVMQQLREEYGTAQNIKSKSTRKNVLGALERAMQHLKLYRQTPENGLALFVGNVSEQEGVSDIKLWAIVPPEPLKVRLYRCDQTFVTEPLEEMLRVKDAYGLITVEKNEATIGLLRGKRIEVIDELTSNVPGKTRAGGQSARRYERIREQETHEFMKRIAEHANNAFLPLLEKGELRGIIIGGPGPTKEEFIEKDYLHHELRKKIIGVVDISYSGEYGLKELVEKASDILKDHEAIKERHLIQNFFRHLVKDTGMITYGEREVRKALELGAVDTLLISEGYDRVRVHAKCNNCGWEEEKTMSEQEFHVYKKKLTHCPKCGSQNLSFEKWDVAEELIKMAEEAGSNVEVISLDTEEGQQFYKAFGGIGAFLRYKIR